Proteins from a genomic interval of Natator depressus isolate rNatDep1 chromosome 20, rNatDep2.hap1, whole genome shotgun sequence:
- the LOC141974912 gene encoding volume-regulated anion channel subunit LRRC8E-like has translation MIPVAEFKQFTDQQPAFKVLKPWWDVLAEYITVAMLMIGVFGCTLQVTQDKIICLPNHVPAGASLSETCQNFTRKSLNTSEPDTPLSSREMSGLRNNLDIQQYSFINQMCYETALHWYAKYFPYLVVIHTLIFMVCANFWFKFPGTSSKIEHFISILGKCFDSPWTTRALSEVSGENQDGMTSKKEDGRRKSIKDEMPESHPALQPVQSISEKKVAETPAVSLLDKKEGEQAKALFEKVKKFRLHVEEGDILYTMYIRQTVLKVFKFLIITAYNAALVQNIHFIVPCSMEMEDMTGYDHFCCNHTKAHLFSKLAICYICFLGVYGLTCLYTLYWLFHRPLKEYSFRYVREETGISDIPDVKNDFAFMLYLIDEYDSLYSKRFAVFLSEVSESKLKQLNLNHEWTEEKLRQKLQRNALGRLELHLFMLSGLPDTVFELSEVEALKLEMLKDVTFPPLVAQLVRLQELSLLNCPVKLPFASLVFLRDHLKVMQATFDEIKDVPLWVYSLRGLEELHLSGLFSQELGRASGLESLRELRNLKVLSLHSNISKVPPSVTDVSTHLQRLCILNDGTKLVTLNNLKKLVNVRELELVNCNLERIPHAVFSLVSLQELDLKDNQLRSIEEILSFQHCRKLVCLKLWSNHIAYIPEHIRKLKGLEQLYLNRNKIETLPSQLFLCTKLRYLDLSNNGIQVIPPEVGVLQNLQYFAISSNSVETLPDELFFCKKLKTLMVGHNKLSTLSHRLGNLSLLSKLELKGNRLEALPPQIGRCPALKRSGLVVESTLYEMLPVDIRERLESE, from the exons ATGATCCCTGTAGCTGAGTTCAAGCAGTTCACGGACCAGCAGCCGGCCTTCAAGGTGCTCAAGCCCTGGTGGGATGTGCTGGCTGAATACATCACGGTGGCCATGCTCATGATCGGGGTTTTTGGCTGCACCCTGCAG GTGACACAGGACAAAATCATCTGCCTCCCCAACCATGTCCCTGCTGGTGCCTCACTCTCTGAAACATGCCAGAATTTCACCAGGAAGAGCCTCAACACCTCGGAGCCAGACACACCCCTGTCCTCCCGGGAGATGAGCGGCCTGCGTAACAACCTGGACATCCAGCAGTACAGCTTCATCAACCAGATGTGCTATGAGACAGCCCTGCACTGGTACGCCAAGTACTTCCCCTACCTGGTGGTCATCCACACCCTCATCTTCATGGTCTGTGCCAACTTCTGGTTCAAGTTTCCGGGCACCAGCTCTAAGATTGAGCACTTCATCTCCATCCTTGGCAAGTGCTTTGACTCACCCTGGACTACCCGGGCCCTCTCTGAGGTCTCTGGGGAGAACCAAGATGGGATGACCTCAAAGAAGGAAGACGGGCGGAGGAAAAGCATCAAGGATGAAATGCCCGAGTCCCATCCTGCTCTACAGCCCGTCCAGTCCATCTCTGAGAAGAAGGTAGCGGAGACTCCTGCAGTCAGCCTGCTGGACAAGAAGGAAGGGGAGCAGGCCAAAGCTTTGTTTGAGAAGGTGAAGAAGTTCCGGCTGCACGTGGAGGAGGGAGACATCCTCTATACCATGTACATCCGACAGACTGTTCTCAAGGTCTTCAAGTTCCTGATCATCACGGCCTACAATGCCGCCCTGGTGCAGAACATCCACTTCATTGTGCCCTGCAGCATGGAGATGGAGGACATGACAGGCTACGACCACTTCTGCTGCAACCACACCAAGGCCCACCTCTTCTCCAAGCTGGCCATCTGCTACATCTGCTTCTTGGGTGTCTACGGCCTCACCTGCCTATACACGTTGTACTGGCTCTTTCACCGGCCCTTGAAGGAGTACTCCTTCCGCTACGTGCGAGAGGAGACGGGCATCAGCGACATCCCTGACGTCAAGAATGACTTTGCCTTCATGCTTTATCTGATCGACGAGTATGACTCCCTCTACTCCAAGCGCTTCGCTGTCTTCCTCTCCGAGGTCAGCGAAAGCAAGCTCAAGCAGCTCAACCTCAACCACGAATGGACAGAGGAGAAGCTGCGGCAGAAGCTGCAGCGGAATGCCCTGGGCCGCCTGGAGCTCCACCTCTTCATGCTGTCCGGCTTGCCTGACACAGTCTTTGAGCTGTCTGAGGTGGAGGCCCTGAAGCTGGAGATGCTCAAGGATGTGACCTTCCCACCGCTGGTGGCCCAGCTCGTCCGCCTCCAGGAGCTCTCCCTGCTGAACTGTCCCGTCAAGCTGCCCTTTGCCTCCCTGGTCTTCCTGCGGGACCACCTCAAGGTGATGCAGGCCACCTTTGACGAGATCAAGGATGTGCCGCTGTGGGTCTACAGCCTGCGCGGGCTGGAGGAGCTCCACCTCTCCGGCCTCTTCAGCCAGGAACTGGGGAGGGCGTCCGGCTTGGAGAGCCTCCGGGAGCTGAGGAACCTCAAGGTGCTCTCGTTGCACAGCAACATCTCCAAGGTGCCGCCCAGCGTGACTGACGTCTCAACTCACCTGCAGCGCCTGTGCATTCTCAATGACGGCACCAAGCTGGTGACCCTCAACAACCTCAAGAAGCTGGTCAACgtgcgggagctggagctggtcaACTGCAATCTGGAGCGCATCCCCCATGCCGTCTTCAGCCTGGTCAGCCTGCAGGAGCTGGACCTGAAAGACAACCAGCTACGCTCCATCGAGGAGATCCTCAGCTTCCAGCACTGCCGCAAGCTTGTCTGCCTTAAGCTCTGGAGCAACCACATTGCCTACATCCCCGAGCACATCCGGAAGCTCAAGGGCCTGGAGCAGCTCTACCTCAATCGCAACAAAATAGAgaccctgccctcccagctcttCCTCTGCACCAAGCTCCGCTATCTTGACCTCTCCAACAATGGCATCCAGGTTATCCCCCCGGAGGTAGGTGTGCTCCAGAATCTCCAGTACTTTGCCATCTCCTCCAACTCAGTGGAGACCTTGCCCGATGAGCTCTTCTTCTGCAAGAAGCTGAAGACTCTGATGGTGGGACACAACAAGCTCTCCACCCTCTCCCACCGCCTGGGCAACCTCTCCTTGCTCAGCAAGCTGGAATTGAAGGGGAACCGTCTGGAGGCCTTGCCGCCTCAGATTGGGCGGTGCCCAGCACTCAAGCGCAGTGGCTTGGTGGTGGAGAGCACCCTCTATGAGATGCTGCCCGTGGACATCCGGGAGAGGCTGGAGAGTGAATGA